ACCGATGGAGATTGGCACTTGATGTGAGAATGACTACCGCAACGACTGGTAATCATGAAAACTATAATTCCGATCGAGTGTTTGTACAAGCGGTTCCTAGTTGTGAGCAGACGGGATTATGATGTGTCATGAATCAATATGATTTATGCTACGATATTGACTGCATGCTAGGAAGCCCGCACTCATTCTACTGTCACCTTCAACCATCGTTCTGGAAAGCAGCTTATCGCATATGAAAATAAGGTTGACTTTAATAAGTAATATCGATGAGGTAAAATACGTTTCGTTCTCATAATTTATGAATGCCAAGAGAATACAGGCTCATATCGACGGGAGGTTAACGTAAATTTTTGGCAGGAATGAGCTttaattttgcgtttttgttttgacaaaatcataaaacatttgTTTCTAGCCATGTTACGCTAGGCACAGCTTATCAAGCATTTCACGATGTAATTTGACAAAAGTATATGAAGAATATACAGCCAACGACTTCAATTCGTGGAGGGTGTATCTGCAACAACAGACTTTCAACAGTTGCTTTGAGCTTTTCGAAGGGAttgtttgaataaaaaaagtgatgtttgtggtggtttaaaaacaaacacttctctattttacaataaataattAAGACCATCTTGTAAAGGCATAAAGAATGTTTATAgtgaaaaaccaacaacacatgGTGGTAACGAAGGctgtaaaaagaaagaacaatgacaataataataaaactgAAAGCCAACAAACATAATTCCATAAAACCTCGCACAGTGCATTTATAACataccaaacaaacaagaaacaatTTATCTCAATACTCCACACGCAAGATACATTACCTGCCCTCGTGTGAACGGGTTATGGCCAAGCACATCCTTCAACAGCTCCATAAAGATTGATTAGGTACCCGGTACCTGGAGCGTACGCAGTGCTTCGGCCGGTTCGGGTCGAACGGGTTTGCGGGTTTCCAAaaccccaaccaaccacaaccgTTCCGCCGCATGCGATTGTAATATGAAAGATGAGGTGCGTGAACGGCACTGGTCACTGATGGTGATATTCACTTCTGCCCCCTTCTTCAGCCCACTCATTCCCCCGCAAcgtaacaacaacacaaataaCGCACGATACGTTCAAATATTGATTAtcttattttcctttttttgacGTTTATTATTCATATATACGCGTTTCGCTGACCACAACGGGGCGCGGTGTGGCCACGGGATTACACATATTACACAGAGGTCTGTCTGACAGGCTAGCTGGTAGTGAGTAGgtgagtttgtgtgttcgGTTGGCTAGCGCAAAGTGGGATGGCTATTTATGTACGTGCCATCCCGTGGGTGGGCCATTTGTACCTTCCAACACGTTGTTTGCATGGTCTATTTACTGTCCTTTTCGAAGCaaagttttctcttttctcttccagCCCAACCTTTACTACCAGTCCGTTATTTGCCTTATCTGTTGCGTGGTTCCTTCAGCCAGCCCTCAACATTCCCATTTGTCAAAGGTACGAGCGCCTACGAAACAATTCATAGTAGTGCTTCGGCTTACCAACGACTACCAACCGCCTTGTTCcttgtttgccattttacaTCTATTATCCAATTTGCTCTACATTCCACCTACTTGGCTAAGTGATTATGGGTAcgttgtatgtgtgcatgtccGTCTACTGTGGATGCTGGCCACTAATGTTTCTTTATTTCCTGTTTGCTCACCCTGAGAGAATATCATAATTGGTTATACTAGATTGATAATGAATCATATTCCACCAAGACGGTGGCGGTCTGTGACGCTAACGGGCACGTTATGCTCACTTCTACATATCTAGCCTCAGTAGCTTTGTTGCTGAAAGTCCATCTAGAGATTGTACACCTATCACCATAACGGCATTAACGGATACGTTCCATGATATCGATTATACTTAGCTTCTAAACGCAGAAAGTGTAGAAGAATGAAGCACAACGAATTCTATTCATTGGACCAGCTGGAACCGGTCATAGCTTCGCAAAACTAACACTAGATTGCAGATGTTGGATACTTAAGAACGTAAAAATTACTTACTTTTTACAACTGTTCTAAGAGCGAAAACAATTCTTAAAAACGGAGAACTATTTACAGTTGTTGCTCTGAGCCCTGGTCTACCATTTATCCACCAAAGATAAGTTCCTAAACAACAAATCAACTCACAAAACTTATGCtatcaaaacaaagaaacaatatGGAACTATGTTTGCGTGAGTGGAACAGAAAGTTAACTGCGGGCTTCTCTCCTATAATCCGAGAcaactcatcatcagcatcgtgcaGCATTCACAGCATCATGGGGACAGGCCCGCCCCCCTCTCGAGCATTAAAATCCAAttgatgaataaataaaaaatgactTTCGAGCCAGCGCCAgggactcgactcgactcacGCGGATCCCCGGACCGAGCGCCCAGGGGAGAAGTTAATAATTTTTCGATTTACTTCAATTATCAATCGATCTTCGTTTCTCATTCGGTTCTCAGCGAGCTCATGGCTCCCATGGCGGTGTCAACAACGGCCGGGTGATCCCGGGGTGGTCGTCTCGCATTTGTCCTCCCATTTGGTGCACCGGCGAGACTAATGTGCGCGATCGCGGTAccgaaatcatttttaatatattaATTTCATGAATGACATTTTGGTTTTGATGCCTTGCGCGGTTGCCTCTTCGTAATCCTCTTTTCTGCTGTGTCAGATATCAGTTATCCGCTAGCGAGTGTAAACGTTTTGATTTACCGattgtttattcaaattttaacaGCGGAAGTACCGCTTGCATCTCCTTCAGTGCTATTGCTCAAGTAGAAATCTACGTACATTCATCTATTCTGCTTCCTACCATATGAGGAAGCAGAtgtttatgtgtgtttatTCAGTTGCAGAGTTGATACAGATGCTTAAAAACGTAGCCAGAGTACACAGAGTACCGGCACTCTGTCTCTGCTATTTTGAGATGTTACGAATTGAAGAAGAGTTTGCGATGCAACTCATACAAACCGCAAGTGAACTGCAAGTGCACTGTTTTCACAACGTACCGCAGCCCTGGAGCAGGCTGCAGCAGACGCAAGAGCGTGGCGTGCATtcaaaggaaaacagaaatcataaaaataaatgtccTACTTGTCGCTCCCTACAGTGCGCACAGTACCTTCATATTGTTTCACgtgtgttttgcttgctttctgCACGATCTTGCCTTATGCTCCTTGCGAGTGAGTTGTACTCACTGGCTTTGCTCGAAAGGCGGTTCTGCCTCTCATGCTGCAGATGCAGTTGCGGTTGTAGAATCATTTTGAATGAATCATTCACTGCAACACGTGCACCTCCACGTTATGATACAATGCACGCTTATCCCTTAACTGGACGATTGGAAATAAATAACTTATCTTGCTGTAGTTGCTAACATCCGTACTTCTAAACACATAGCCTTTCTCATGCAGTGGGATTATTGTGGTTTGCACAACTTGGGTGATACTGCACCGGTATTGCCAGTAACCAGCGGTACCGGTATGTTGAGGAATTTACGATTAACGAAAAGATCATTGAATGGTTGGATGATGGATTGGATACTAAGAACTAGTTTTACCGAGTAGTTTTACCGAGCAAAGTAACTGTAGTATAGAATGTGCGGCGGAATAAGATATAGAAAAACTTCAAATCGGGCAGCTACAACGCCCCATTCATCGACTCATCTGtccattttttccctttaAGATAATCCCTTAACCAACGTTTATGATACTTGCCGTATTGGGCGTGTTCGTGGAGCTGACGGAGCTCGTCACACTGCCACTGGTAACGCTGGTGACGCTGGTCGTTCTGACGACGCTTCCACCATTCGTAgtaaccgttgctgctgcagtagtcGAGGTGACCGTGTTGCCAGACAGTGGTTTTCGCATCTCCGACGCCGTGGTCGCCACGTTGCTGCCACCAGTGCTGCCATTGTGTGCGGTTGTGGTCGTTGGCACGGTTGGACTACGAGCGGGACCAGCAATACTACCACCGGTACTGCCAGTATCGgccgtagctgctgctgccttcagGACGGCTGCTACCGTTTCGATGGTCTTCTTCAtgctagcaccagcagcggtaccgttgttgccgttgctagtagcctgctgctggtggctgccCGGCGAagtgttggcgttggcatgcttgatgttgttattattgtggCTTCCGTTCAGCGAAGGAGATCTGGTAGTCGCGATACTGCCCGGGCTACCAGTACCagtaccagtagcagcaccagcagcaccagcaccaccaacaccattcgCTGACTTCGAGTGACCGTTCAAGGTGCTTCCGTTGCTGTGCGCATGAGCAGCGGTTaccgtggcagtggcagcgccAGCGGACGTGCCGTTAccgttcgtcggtcggtttggtgcgGACGAGGTGGTGGATACTGCCATACTACTGCTACCTCCAGCAGCGctaccgggaccaccaccagacgtcATGGTTGCGGATTGTGCCCCACGAAAGGCGAGCGCCGATGGGTTGGGAATGCTGCGTATCGACGCGTTCGGTTGACGTACGGCCAGGTTCCGGTTGCGGTTAATCTCCGTCAGCTTCGGCAACGGTGCCAGCGTTTTGCCGGATatcgtgctcgtggtggtggtggtggtgctgacggGAACCGGGAATCCCATCATATCCGAGGTAAACTTCCGATTTCGGTTACCGTCCGGGCGAGCTGCTTTCGTGCCAGGATCAACTACCGAACTACCGGCCTTCACCGGGCTGTGATCGAGGATGATGACCTCGTCGGAAAATGTCGGCTGTCGCATACCGGAGAGGTCCAGCACGTTGTTACTCCCGGTACCGCCACTAGTACTGCCGGACTTTGACGATTCCGATTGTGGACGAACTGCAGCCAACTTATGCAGCATTCCCGCCTTGAGGGGAGTCATTCCGGGAGGGGCACCAAGCGGACCGCCAGTCGTCACCGACTCACCAGCCGAAGTAGCGGGTTTCTTGATCTTTATCAACGgaatggtggccggtggcggccgggtggtttttggtgtcgtACCGCTCGATGGTTTCGGTGTGGCCGGCGCTGTGGTGAACGGTGATAGCGTTGGCTTATCAGCAACTGGCGCCGTATGCGGGATTCGAAGAATCTCCACCGGTGGCCGACAATCGACCATGGCGGCGGCCGCATGGCTACCGACCGATGACGCACCCAGATCCGACATTTTCGTGACGCTGATCGAGGAGGGTGGAATTAGAAGATTCGGGATCGGTTTCTTCGAACCGAGCTCCTTGGTGTAGCTCGAGCTGATCGGTGACCGGTACGGCAGTGGCTCGActgccaactgctgctgctgctgctgttgctgctgctgttggatcaTCAATCCAGCCGCTTGCTGGGCGGCTTTCGCCCGGTTCGCTCCCTTAGCGAAGTTAAACATCGGAGCCTGAATGGGAGTAGACTTCTTGGCGGTTGGACCGACGAGCGGTGACAccagtgatggtggttccaTACGTGCCAGCTTTGGTTGAGGCAGACCAGTGCTTCCGTTCGAGGAGTCATTGCTGATCGATCGCTTGATCGGCGTAGCCATGCTCCGTATACCAGCCGAGGACACACCGGTCATGGCGGGGGGTGCGCTGGTCGCTGTCGTCGTGTTGGTCAGCGGATAAGCGAGCGGAGGATAGGACTGCATGGTCCGGGGCGAAAGGATCGGTGTACGCGGTTGTGACTTACCAACCAACGACGATGGCCCTCCGGATCCGGCCGGTGGTAGTCCAGCGGCAGCTGCTATCAGGGCTGGTGTTGGTTTCGGGACCATCGGGACGCTCGCGATACTCGACGGAGTTGCCGTGGTCGAGGACACTTGCTGCTGGGTAGTCGTCGGTGCGGTCGtcactggtggtgctggggcgGCTGTTACCAGCGGCCGATTGCCCACCTTCGCCTGTACGCTCTCGATCAACGAATTGAAGGCCGTCCCGCTGGCACTGTCGGCCGAGAGACTACGATCCAGATTGGGAATGTAAACCATCGGTTTGTGGCGTATCGCACGCATTTCGCTGAGTTTGTCCTTCGCggaaacggcagcagcgatgCCACCGGGCTTCGGTGGCTGCTGTTCATGCACAAACTtcacgtcatcgtcgtccttggTGATGTCAATCACTTTCGCGACTTCCGGCACAACCGGCGGCACCGGAACGCTCACCATCGGTGGCAACGTTGGAGGAGTCTTTGGCTTCGAGGGTGCGGCACTGACTTGCGGTGGtacggtgctgttgctgctgctggcggtgttgATGGCCGGTGGTGAGTCCTCCTCATTTCCCGTCGATCTTTGCCGCTCGTGCTTCGGTGGCTTCTCCGTCAGCTTCACCTTCATCTTGAGGCTGGCATCCTGCTGCGAGGAGATTTCGGCATGCAGCTTGCGCCGCTTACCGGCCTCCTTCGAGTGTTTGCCCTTCTTGCGCTTCCGGTGGGACGACGAAGCCAAACCATCGATTCCCTCTTCCGGTTCATCGCGCTCTTTGCGACGCTTCGTCGTTTCCTCTTCGATCGGTGCCGGAACGGCGGCATAGACAGGCTTGAGGCCGATTGTTTTGGCGTACTCTTCCTTGGCCATTGGCCACACCGGACTCTTGCCGGTCGAGGAGGATGCAGCCGACGAGGAAGGAGACGTAGCAGCCGatgaactgctgctactcgaggGACTGCTGCCCACCTTCGACGATTTCAGTCGCGGCAGTTCAATCTTCAGCCTAGGAATCTCCTTCGCCTGGCTCGGACTGGCCGGTGGTATGGCATTGACAGCTCCGACAACGGTTTGCTTCTTTAGATTAACGTAACATTTCAGCTGACTCGGTTGCTGACCGTCGGTTCCTTTGGTTTGCGCTACATCTGGACTTTTGGCTTTGGGAGCTTTTACCGTGGATACGTCAACTGGCTTGctgaccgatgatgatgctgctcctgtggTTTGTTGAGGTGCTGCTTTCGAGTAGGTAGTAGTAGGTAGCTTCGTCGCCGCTTCTGAGGTCGTCGGTTGTTGTAGTACCTTCAGTGGAGGAACGCCGTTCTTCTCATCAACCGGGCTCTTCGGTTTGGACACCAGTACCATCTTCAGACTACCGGTTCCATTGACTGCGACCACTGCGTTCGACTTGATGGCGGTCTTCTTTTCCACTTCCGAGGACAACTTCCGGCCACTGGTCACCGGTGAGGTCGGTTTCCTCTGGTTCGATGAGGTGCCAGTGCGATTGGTGCCAGTGACAACGCTACTGGTGGTACTGTCGGCAGCACTTGCACTACCAGTGGCGACCTTATGATGACCATTAACGCCATTACTGACCGTGTTCTCcttgttgccaccaccaccaccaaccggggaGCTATTATTAGCGATCTCCTCCCGAGGACGATCCAACGTGCTCGCTGAagtcgccgccgctgcagtcgccgccaccgccaccgccgctgccgttgctgtcgtACCCGCCTTTCCCGGACCCGAATGGCCACCCGTTTCCTTCGGGCTGTTGCCTCCACGCTGACCGTTGGTGCGTGTAGTGGCGTTGGCAGTGCTTGAGGTGTTggcagcagttgctgctgctgctgttgctgccgtagttccgctaccactaccagccgcaccgcttctgctgctatttTTATCCTGCTCCTCAAcccactgctgctgactgcCAATGGCCGATTGGGCCGGTTTCGTGGTCGGATGGATGAGAATGCGATAGAACAAGCGCATCGGCAGTACCTGAAGGTGCGAAGGTGAgaggagaaaagaaatgaagaggaaaaaagagaaaagagaaaatagaaatggTACTGTTAGTTGCGCAGTATGACGCTCGGCGATGCAATATGTGGCCGGTATGTACCGAAATGGCTAGCTAGAGGTACGGTGTCATGTTACGGAATTTGCCATTCTGCAAATCAGAACGTGGAGTCCTTGGATGGGATTTCTCTTCTTTAGAATAGTTCAAAGGGATCGTAGAAGGCCACCACTGAACATAGGATTTCAACGCCATATTGTCGATACTTTCTTCAAGTTATATACCATTTCATATAACTGTATGAAAGACACTTTTCTC
This sequence is a window from Anopheles darlingi chromosome 3, idAnoDarlMG_H_01, whole genome shotgun sequence. Protein-coding genes within it:
- the LOC125957353 gene encoding mucin-19, with the translated sequence MTSAAAAASAATTAMLGGGGTGNGAMTPPGRDTTAPTPAGLKDSRPASIVPATSVSDGSVGRRSVTQSPASSTTATTAASPSLPLAGMMMMMPGDAERIRMRSNASNRRRVKDFNDSITCTLCNGYLIEATTINDCLHAFCRSCIVQYLAQSHKYCPRCKSYNSKPITVTSLRPDRTLRALVYKLVPGLHKSEIQRMVQFYTERQPAPGSLAGTVDDDHLQALLDDQNFYSPDEPISLSLEYHYDTLTDCGVVAEAETDKKVPVTYLQCPAAVTVHHLYKFILTKNGLLVGSDNIRVEIIYEDEILPHDFTLMDVAYCFDYKRVLPMRLFYRILIHPTTKPAQSAIGSQQQWVEEQDKNSSRSGAAGSGSGTTAATAAAATAANTSSTANATTRTNGQRGGNSPKETGGHSGPGKAGTTATAAAVAVAATAAAATSASTLDRPREEIANNSSPVGGGGGNKENTVSNGVNGHHKVATGSASAADSTTSSVVTGTNRTGTSSNQRKPTSPVTSGRKLSSEVEKKTAIKSNAVVAVNGTGSLKMVLVSKPKSPVDEKNGVPPLKVLQQPTTSEAATKLPTTTYSKAAPQQTTGAASSSVSKPVDVSTVKAPKAKSPDVAQTKGTDGQQPSQLKCYVNLKKQTVVGAVNAIPPASPSQAKEIPRLKIELPRLKSSKVGSSPSSSSSSSAATSPSSSAASSSTGKSPVWPMAKEEYAKTIGLKPVYAAVPAPIEEETTKRRKERDEPEEGIDGLASSSHRKRKKGKHSKEAGKRRKLHAEISSQQDASLKMKVKLTEKPPKHERQRSTGNEEDSPPAINTASSSNSTVPPQVSAAPSKPKTPPTLPPMVSVPVPPVVPEVAKVIDITKDDDDVKFVHEQQPPKPGGIAAAVSAKDKLSEMRAIRHKPMVYIPNLDRSLSADSASGTAFNSLIESVQAKVGNRPLVTAAPAPPVTTAPTTTQQQVSSTTATPSSIASVPMVPKPTPALIAAAAGLPPAGSGGPSSLVGKSQPRTPILSPRTMQSYPPLAYPLTNTTTATSAPPAMTGVSSAGIRSMATPIKRSISNDSSNGSTGLPQPKLARMEPPSLVSPLVGPTAKKSTPIQAPMFNFAKGANRAKAAQQAAGLMIQQQQQQQQQQQLAVEPLPYRSPISSSYTKELGSKKPIPNLLIPPSSISVTKMSDLGASSVGSHAAAAMVDCRPPVEILRIPHTAPVADKPTLSPFTTAPATPKPSSGTTPKTTRPPPATIPLIKIKKPATSAGESVTTGGPLGAPPGMTPLKAGMLHKLAAVRPQSESSKSGSTSGGTGSNNVLDLSGMRQPTFSDEVIILDHSPVKAGSSVVDPGTKAARPDGNRNRKFTSDMMGFPVPVSTTTTTTSTISGKTLAPLPKLTEINRNRNLAVRQPNASIRSIPNPSALAFRGAQSATMTSGGGPGSAAGGSSSMAVSTTSSAPNRPTNGNGTSAGAATATVTAAHAHSNGSTLNGHSKSANGVGGAGAAGAATGTGTGSPGSIATTRSPSLNGSHNNNNIKHANANTSPGSHQQQATSNGNNGTAAGASMKKTIETVAAVLKAAAATADTGSTGGSIAGPARSPTVPTTTTAHNGSTGGSNVATTASEMRKPLSGNTVTSTTAAATVTTNGGSVVRTTSVTSVTSGSVTSSVSSTNTPNTASIINVG